CAGCCCCCGGGCGCGAAGCGCAGGCGCGTGACCAGCCGCCCCTCGAACCAGGCCTCGAGCCGCACGCCCCGCGCCCCGCGGGTCAGCGTCAGGCCGGGCTGCGGCGCGGGCTCGGCGGCGAGCAGGGTCAGGCCGGAGTCGCCGGGGTCCACCTCGAGGACGAGGTGCAGCGGATAGTAGCCGTCGAGGAAGCGGCGCATGAAGGGGCCGTTGCGCAGGGTGTACGTGCCGTCGGGGTTGCGGTGGAGGGTGCGGGTGGCGGCCTCGATGCAGAGCTCGGCCCCCGCGCGCACGTCCTCGAGCTGCACCGTGGCCCCCTCGACGCGGGCGCGGCCGACGCCCTCGGCGCGCAGGATGCGCAGGCCCCGCGTGTGGGCGGGGTGGAAGACCACCTGGAGGGCGGGGACGGGGTCGAGCCCGCGGTGGCACTGGGCGTGGCGGGTCCAGCCGTCGGCGAGGCTCGTCCGCGACAGGGTGATGCGGCTGGTCTGGTGGTGCAGCCGCGGCGGCGGTGCGGGCAGGAAGCGGAGCGTGCCCTCGTTGACCGCCGCGGTCTCGCCGGGGAAGGGCTCGTCGAGCCCGTGCCGGGCGGCCGAGGCCGTGGCGGCGAGGCCGGCGAGGAGCACGAGCATGGGGCGCAGGCTGGCCATGGGTTGGCAGTATAGCCGCGGCCGTCCTGCTATATTCCGCCCCACCACGGCGGGGGGCGGAACCGGCATGCAGCGCGCGGCGGACGGCACGGGGCGGCCCGTGGACTGGGGGCGGGTGGAGACCGTCCTCCTGGACATGGACGGCACCCTCCTCGACCTCCATTTCGACAACCACTTCTGGCTCGAGCACGTGCCGCGCCGCTACGCCGAGGCCCGCGGCCTCCCGCTGGAGCAGGCGCGCGAGGTGCTCATGGCGCGCTACCGCGCGGTGGAGGGGACGATGCAGTGGTACTGCATCGACTACTGGAGCCGCGAGCTCGGCCTCGATATTGCGCGCCTCAAGGAGGAGGTGGCGCACCTCATCGCCGTCCACCCCGGCGTCGTGCCCTTCCTGCGCGCGCTGCGCGCCTCCGGGCGCCGTGCGGTGCTGGTGACCAACGCCCACGGACGCAGCCTCGAGCTCAAGCTGCGCCGCACCCGCCTCGGGCGCCATCTCGACGCCGTGGTCTGCGCCCACGACCTCGGCGAGCCCAAGGAATCGGCGGGCTTCTGGCCGCGGCTGAGGCGGCGCGAGCCCTTCGATCCCGAGGCGACGCTGCTCATCGACGACAACCCCGCGGTGCTGGCCGCGGCGCACCGCTACGGCATCGGCCAGCTCCTCGCCGTGCGCCGGCCCGATTCGCGCCGCCCGCCCCGGTGCGTGGCGGGTTACGCTGCGGTGGACGGCTTCGCGGCGCTGCTGCCGGTGCCGCCGCGGGGCTGAGCCTCAGGGGGCGTCCCCGGGCCGGGGCCGGCGCAGGGTGAAGCGGGCGATGCGGCCGCTGTCGAGGATGAGGCTTCCGGCGCGCACCGCGGCGGTGCGCCCCATGCCTTCCACCACCAGGGGCAGGTCCGGCTCGTAGAGGATGCGCCGCGTGATCAGGCTTGCGGGGACGCGCCGCGCGGGATCGGCGGCGCAGTAGAGGGCGGGCTGGTCCGGGAAGCGTCCGGCCTCCCCGCGCACGGGGCGGATGCGCACCGGGAGCAGGCGGCAGCGCAGGCGCGCGATCCCCGCGGCGAGGCCGCCGTCGGCCTCGCGCCGCACCCAGCGCACCACCCCCGCCGCCATCAGCCGTTCGCCCCGGAAGACCGCGGCGAGCTCCCCCACCGCCAGCCCCGGCGGGGGCGTGCCCTCGCTCTCGAGGCCCACCCCGCCCTCGCTCTCGTCGCCGAGAACGAACTCGTGCAGGGAGTGGGCCGGGGCCTCGGGGGCCTCCTCCCCGCCCTCGTAGACCTCGATCCCGTAGGCGCTCTCGGCCCGGCGCGGACGCAGCGCCGCCCGTCCCTCCTCGCCCAGGTACCAGTGCACCGCGGCGAGCCCCAGGGCCACCCCCACCCGCCCCTCGCCGAGGCGGCGGGCGAGCCGGCGCAGGGCCGGACTCTCCAGCTGCGGCACGATGCGCCGAAGGAGCGCGAGCTGCAGCGGCGTCACCGTCCCCGCCCGCGGGCCGGCGGCCATCCCCTCGAGGGCGGCGCGCAGCGGCCCGGCGTCGAGGATGCGGGCGGGGCGGCGGGCGCGCTCCGGCGGCAGGCGCAGGCAGGGCTCGGGCGGGCGGTCGGCTGCCGGGTCGATGACGAAGCGGCCGTGGCCGCCGCCGCAGCCGCCCACGAACAGACGCGCCGCGGGGGCGAGCCCCTCGAGGGCGTCGTCTAGGAGCTCCGCCTCGCCCGGCTGCAGCCGGAACGGGTCGGCCGCGGCCACCAGGAGGATGCGCTTGTAGCGGTCCTCGGGCGCGACGCCCTCGGCGTCGGCGCGCTGGGCGACGCCGCCCTGCTCGGCGTAGAGGAAGAGCTGGTGCAGCTCGCGGTAGGCATGGGGCGGCGGTGCGGCGTAGGTGCGGAAGGCGTGCAGCAGGACCTGCGCCTGGAGGTCGAGGGCGCGCTGCAGGGCCTCCAGGACGAGACGGTCGCGGCGCGGGTCGCGGCGCTGGCCGCGCCCCTCGCGCACGACGAGCTTGTAGCCTGCGGCGAGGGCGAGGAGGATGCGCCCGAGCCGGTCG
This genomic interval from Inmirania thermothiophila contains the following:
- the yrfG gene encoding GMP/IMP nucleotidase is translated as MQRAADGTGRPVDWGRVETVLLDMDGTLLDLHFDNHFWLEHVPRRYAEARGLPLEQAREVLMARYRAVEGTMQWYCIDYWSRELGLDIARLKEEVAHLIAVHPGVVPFLRALRASGRRAVLVTNAHGRSLELKLRRTRLGRHLDAVVCAHDLGEPKESAGFWPRLRRREPFDPEATLLIDDNPAVLAAAHRYGIGQLLAVRRPDSRRPPRCVAGYAAVDGFAALLPVPPRG